The following coding sequences lie in one Arachis hypogaea cultivar Tifrunner chromosome 9, arahy.Tifrunner.gnm2.J5K5, whole genome shotgun sequence genomic window:
- the LOC112709324 gene encoding uncharacterized protein has product MIAETTEQVKKTRDRMLAAQSHQKSYADQRRKSLEFEEGDHAFLKVTPTTRMSQLQKYTPDASHVLEHESVQLKEDLTLLVTPVRIDDMSIKRLRGKEVSLVKVAWSWAGIEKHTWELESEI; this is encoded by the exons atgatagctgaaactacTGAACAAGTTAAGAAAACCAGAGATAGGATGCTCGCTGCTCAGAGCCATCAGAAGAGTTATGCTGATCAGAGGCGGAAGTCCTTagagtttgaggaaggagaccatgctttccttaaggttactccaacaACAAGA ATGTCGCAGCTTcagaagtatactcctgatgctagccatgtgttagaacatGAATCGGTCCAGTTAAAGGAAGACTTGACTCTACTGGTgactccagtcagaattgatgatatgAGCATTAAACGGTTGCgcggaaaagaggtttcattagtcaaagtggcatggagttgGGCCGGTATTGAGAAGcatacttgggaacttgagtcagaAATATGA
- the LOC112711250 gene encoding protein NRT1/ PTR FAMILY 5.2 yields the protein MTMEEGSVGSEEYTQDGTVNIKGKPALRSKSGGWKACSFVVVYEVFERMAYYGISSNLILYLTTKLHQGTVKSSNNVTNWVGTSWITPILGAYIADAHLGRYWTFVIASTIYLSGMCLLTLAVSLPSLKPPQCFDKDITKCGKASTLQLAVFYGALYTLAVGTGGTKPNISTIGADQFDDFHPKEKLHKLSFFNWWMFSIFFGTLFANTVLVYIQDNVGWSLGYALPTLGLLVSIMIFLSGTPFYRHKVPAGSTFTRMARVIVASFSKWNVPIPKDTKEFYELDVEEYAKKGTYRIDSTPNLRFLDKACVKTSSTNNPWKLCTVTQVEETKQMLKMVPILMATFVPSTMMAQVNTLFVKQGTTLDRHVGSFKIPPASLGAFVTISLLTCIVLYDRVFVRIIRRFTKNPRGIRLLQRMGIGIVLHILVMTVASITENYRLKVARNHGVIESGAQVPLSIFILLPQFILMGTADAFLEVAKIEFFYDQAPENMKSLGTAYSSVTLGVGNFISSFLLSTVARVTQEHGHRGWILNNLNESHLDYYYAFFALLNFLNLIFFLFVSRFYVYRAEVSDSIQVLAKELEEKKVTVSNNYVNPKD from the exons ATGACTATGGAAGAAGGAAGTGTTGGGAGTGAGGAGTACACACAAGATGGAACAGTGAATATTAAAGGAAAACCTGCTCTTAGATCCAAAAGTGGTGGTTGGAAAGCTTGCTCCTTTGTTGTTG TATATGAGGTGTTTGAAAGAATGGCTTATTATGGGATATCATCAAACTTGATCCTGTATTTGACAACAAAGCTTCACCAAGGCACAGTTAAATCTTCAAACAATGTAACAAATTGGGTTGGGACAAGTTGGATCACACCCATTTTAGGTGCCTATATTGCCGATGCTCATCTTGGCCGCTATTGGACTTTTGTTATTGCCTCTACCATTTATCTCTCG GGCATGTGTCTGCTAACACTAGCAGTTTCCCTTCCAAGCCTAAAACCGCCACAATGCTTTGACAAAGACATAACAAAATGTGGCAAAGCGTCCACACTCCAACTAGCAGTGTTCTATGGTGCACTCTACACTCTAGCAGTTGGAACAGGTGGAACAAAGCCCAACATCTCCACCATTGGTGCTGACCAATTTGATGACTTTCATCCAAAGGAGAAGCTCCACAAGCTATCCTTCTTCAACTGGTGGATGTTCAGCATCTTCTTTGGGACACTCTTTGCAAACACTGTGTTGGTCTATATTCAAGACAATGTAGGTTGGAGCCTTGGTTATGCACTTCCAACACTTGGCCTTTTAGTTTCAATCATGATATTCTTGTCAGGGACACCCTTTTATAGGCACAAGGTGCCTGCAGGGAGTACCTTCACTAGAATGGCTAGGGTCATAGTTGCTTCTTTCAGTAAATGGAATGTGCCTATTCCTAAAGATACTAAAGAATTCTATGAACTTGATGTGGAGGAGTATGCAAAGAAAGGGACTTATCGGATTGATTCCACCCCAAATTTGAG GTTCCTTGACAAGGCTTGTGTGAAAACAAGTTCAACCAACAATCCATGGAAGCTATGCACTGTGACACAAGTAGAAGAAACAAAGCAAATGCTAAAGATGGTTCCAATTTTGATGGCAACATTTGTTCCAAGCACAATGATGGCTCAGGTAAACACATTGTTTGTGAAGCAAGGAACCACCCTTGACAGACACGTCGGAAGCTTCAAGATTCCCCCGGCGAGCTTAGGCGCATTCGTGACGATCTCTTTGCTCACCTGCATCGTCCTCTACGACCGTGTCTTTGTGCGGATTATAAGAAGGTTCACCAAGAACCCAAGAGGGATCAGGCTCCTTCAAAGAATGGGAATTGGCATTGTTTTACACATCTTGGTCATGACCGTTGCATCAATCACTGAGAATTATAGGCTTAAGGTTGCAAGAAATCATGGTGTTATAGAAAGTGGTGCACAGGTTCCTTTAAGCATATTCATTTTGCTTCCACAGTTCATACTCATGGGAACCGCCGACGCCTTCTTGGAGGTTGCGAAAATCGAGTTCTTCTACGATCAGGCACCGGAGAACATGAAGAGCCTTGGGACTGCATATTCCTCTGTTACATTaggagttgggaatttcataagCTCTTTCCTTTTATCAACCGTGGCACGGGTTACTCAGGAACATGGTCATAGAGGGTGGATATTGAACAACTTGAATGAGTCACATCTTGATTACTACTATGCATTTTTTGCATTGCTGAATTTCCTCAACCTTATTTTCTTCCTATTTGTTTCAAGGTTCTATGTGTACAGAGCAGAGGTTTCTGATTCCATACAAGTGCTTGCAAAAGAGTTGGAGGAGAAGAAAGTGACCGTGTCTAATAACTATGTGAATCccaaagactaa